A region of Mycoplasmopsis bovirhinis DNA encodes the following proteins:
- a CDS encoding phosphoketolase family protein: MNHSNFDDKKYLDKLHAWWRAANYLSVGQMYLRKNPLLLEELKPEDIKMYPIGHWGTIPGQNLIYAHLNRVINKYDLEMFYIEGPGHGGQVMISNSYLDGSYTELFPEITKDLDGLTKMFKRFSFPGGTASHAAPETPGSIHEGGELGYALSHATGAILDNPNIIAATVIGDGEAETGPLAAGWFATSFINPVNDGAVLPILHINGGKISNPTIFARKSNREIASMLAGYGWEAIFVEANVNDQVGIHVQMAKQFDLAIEKIKRIQKEARLRPAEEAKKPIWPVLIVRTPKGWTQPNKINGLTYEGSFRAHQVPLPVTSENPKMMDELKTWLMSYRPHELFNKDGSFKAEFAEIAPKGFKRMGMHPVANGGVDAKPLNFGNWEDFALKFEKPGEIKGQDMVTAGTWFADMIKRNPTNFRAFGPDETKSNRLFDIFKVTNRQWMEKIDPELDEFLSPAGRLIDSQLSEHQAEGFLEGYVLTGRHGFFASYESFLRVVDSMLTQHMKWVVKARKINWRKDYPSLNIIATSTAFQQDHNGYTHQDPGILGHLADKRPELIREYLPADSNTLLAVLDKAFRERDVINLIVASKQPREQFYSVSEAKELVEKGYKIIDWASTTKPGEEPDLVVVASGTEPNLEALATVSILNKHFPNLKIRFVNVVDLLRLRHQSIDPRGLSDAEFNSVFTTNRPIIFAFHGFEGLIRDIFFSRQNHNLFIHGYREHGDITTSFDIRLMSEMDRFHISQTAARAVYGEKANDFVALMDQKIAYHNKYIKEVGIDIDEVRYWKWEGVTRK, translated from the coding sequence ATGAATCATTCAAACTTTGACGACAAAAAATATTTAGATAAACTACATGCTTGATGAAGAGCAGCTAATTATTTATCTGTTGGTCAAATGTACCTAAGAAAAAATCCATTACTTTTAGAAGAATTAAAACCTGAAGATATTAAAATGTACCCTATTGGACATTGAGGAACAATTCCGGGGCAAAACTTAATTTATGCTCACTTAAACCGTGTTATTAATAAATATGACTTAGAAATGTTTTATATAGAAGGTCCAGGTCACGGTGGGCAAGTTATGATTTCTAACTCATATTTAGATGGAAGTTATACCGAACTATTCCCAGAAATTACTAAAGACTTGGATGGTCTTACAAAAATGTTCAAAAGATTTTCGTTCCCTGGAGGAACAGCATCACATGCTGCACCTGAAACTCCTGGTTCAATCCACGAAGGTGGAGAATTAGGATATGCACTTTCACATGCTACTGGTGCTATCTTAGATAACCCTAATATTATTGCAGCAACAGTTATTGGAGATGGAGAAGCTGAAACTGGTCCTTTGGCTGCTGGTTGATTCGCTACTTCGTTTATTAACCCAGTAAATGATGGTGCTGTATTACCAATTTTACACATTAATGGTGGTAAAATCTCAAACCCAACAATTTTTGCTAGAAAATCAAATAGAGAGATTGCGAGCATGCTCGCGGGATATGGTTGAGAAGCTATTTTCGTTGAAGCTAACGTAAATGATCAAGTAGGAATCCATGTTCAAATGGCTAAACAATTTGATTTAGCAATTGAAAAAATTAAAAGAATTCAAAAAGAAGCAAGGTTAAGACCTGCCGAAGAAGCTAAAAAACCAATTTGGCCAGTTCTTATTGTTAGAACACCTAAGGGTTGAACACAACCTAACAAAATTAATGGTTTAACTTATGAAGGAAGTTTTAGAGCTCATCAAGTGCCATTACCTGTTACATCAGAAAATCCAAAAATGATGGATGAATTAAAAACATGATTAATGTCATACCGCCCTCATGAATTATTTAATAAAGATGGTTCATTTAAAGCAGAATTTGCTGAAATTGCACCTAAAGGATTTAAGAGAATGGGAATGCACCCAGTTGCTAATGGTGGAGTAGATGCTAAACCTCTTAACTTTGGAAACTGAGAAGATTTTGCTCTTAAATTTGAAAAACCAGGAGAAATCAAAGGGCAAGACATGGTTACAGCTGGAACATGATTTGCTGACATGATTAAACGTAATCCAACAAACTTCCGTGCTTTTGGACCAGATGAAACTAAATCAAATAGATTATTTGATATTTTTAAAGTTACAAACAGACAATGAATGGAAAAAATCGACCCTGAATTAGACGAATTTTTAAGTCCAGCTGGTAGATTAATTGATTCTCAACTATCTGAACACCAAGCTGAAGGATTCTTAGAAGGTTATGTACTAACTGGCCGTCATGGATTCTTTGCATCATATGAATCATTTTTAAGAGTAGTTGACTCAATGCTTACACAACACATGAAATGAGTTGTTAAAGCTCGTAAAATTAACTGAAGAAAAGATTATCCTTCATTAAATATTATTGCTACTTCAACAGCTTTCCAACAAGATCATAACGGTTATACACATCAAGATCCAGGGATCTTAGGACACTTAGCTGATAAACGTCCAGAATTAATCCGTGAATATTTACCGGCAGACTCAAATACTTTATTAGCTGTTTTAGATAAAGCGTTTAGAGAAAGAGATGTTATTAACTTAATTGTTGCTTCAAAACAACCAAGAGAACAATTCTACTCTGTTTCAGAAGCTAAAGAATTAGTTGAAAAAGGATATAAAATTATTGACTGAGCTTCAACGACTAAACCTGGCGAAGAACCTGACCTAGTAGTAGTTGCTTCAGGAACAGAACCAAACTTAGAGGCTTTAGCTACAGTTTCAATTTTAAATAAACATTTCCCAAATCTAAAAATCAGATTTGTTAATGTTGTTGATTTATTAAGATTAAGACACCAAAGCATTGATCCTCGTGGTTTATCAGATGCTGAATTTAACAGTGTATTTACAACTAATAGACCAATTATTTTTGCATTCCATGGATTTGAAGGATTAATTAGAGATATCTTCTTCTCACGTCAAAACCATAACTTATTTATTCATGGTTACAGAGAACATGGTGATATTACCACTTCATTTGACATTCGTTTAATGTCAGAAATGGACAGATTCCACATCTCACAAACAGCTGCTAGGGCCGTATATGGGGAAAAAGCAAATGACTTTGTTGCTTTAATGGATCAAAAAATTGCTTACCACAATAAATACATTAAAGAAGTTGGAATTGATATTGATGAAGTAAGATACTGAAAATGAGAAGGTGTTACTAGAAAGTAA